The Paenibacillus uliginis N3/975 genome has a window encoding:
- a CDS encoding PAS domain S-box protein — protein MSIKTKLSLIMSISVLFILLLNIALNFYTTQENLRQDSETKMVMAATQIAITVEQTEYSSRYVDGVFGDLLRIASVNAAKMLDPDIANVTNEDLVKLSEELGVTHISLLIETSDDIVVARSSETEQMGMSTRTWGYWFTAFQELFKYKEVRSVEEGQTNKHFWSGPFEFSTAMPEFIDKWGYYYDGKRNYIIDPYIRSTDIKDFFKITSPGVVIEQTIKSNPRILEVTGINPETFGNIFMEKDGTDKIHYKLGNRPIKFGTYDYGTLKGDQAAVKQSVTNDENVVFVSTVNGKKVMKSFIPIQIENKAPYVISVVMDYEAISSVMREQMISLVAISLVLLEIVIFGSYIVAGYFTKPIQAILGTVNEVADGNFERRLEVTSRDELGQLSGRINAMTRNLGNYTSQLKQMVDENQSVKEYLESVINQTADAIHTTDMYGKITSVNKAFEQLYGWNSHEVIGRKLEMIPAEMEDEERERWRRLRAGERLGSVETVRMRKDGSMIEVSISTSPIQDETGNITSMVSVSRDVTERNRMEEMLRRSEKLTTVGQLAAGVAHEIRNPLTTLRGFMQLQQQTHKINPDHISLMLSELDRINLIVSEFLILAKPQAVCFQEKDLQVIMNDVISLLGSQARLYGIEFSYNYMNEPALVHCEENQLKQVFINVLKNAVEAMPDGGYVTIEMTKPSSEQVAVRIIDKGEGISEDLMPHVGEPFITNKETGTGLGLMVCQRIIQGHQGVLEIESEEGVGTAVTILLPAAAKGDRA, from the coding sequence TTGTCCATCAAGACAAAATTATCATTGATCATGTCCATATCTGTGCTTTTTATCTTGTTGCTTAACATCGCGCTTAATTTTTATACAACACAAGAGAATTTAAGGCAGGACAGTGAGACTAAGATGGTTATGGCTGCTACCCAGATCGCAATTACCGTGGAGCAAACGGAGTACAGTTCCAGATATGTAGACGGAGTATTTGGGGACCTGCTTCGGATCGCATCAGTAAATGCTGCTAAAATGCTGGATCCCGACATTGCGAATGTAACGAACGAAGATCTTGTTAAACTCAGTGAAGAGCTCGGAGTTACCCATATTTCCCTTTTAATCGAGACGAGTGATGATATAGTAGTTGCCCGTTCGAGCGAAACTGAACAAATGGGTATGTCTACCCGAACATGGGGCTACTGGTTCACAGCCTTTCAAGAGCTGTTTAAGTATAAGGAGGTACGTTCGGTCGAGGAAGGGCAGACTAACAAGCACTTTTGGTCTGGGCCATTTGAATTTTCGACGGCTATGCCAGAGTTTATTGATAAATGGGGATATTATTATGACGGCAAGCGCAATTACATTATCGATCCCTATATCCGTAGTACGGACATCAAGGATTTTTTCAAAATAACAAGTCCGGGCGTCGTTATCGAGCAGACCATTAAATCCAACCCCCGCATATTGGAAGTTACGGGCATTAACCCGGAAACTTTCGGTAATATTTTTATGGAGAAGGATGGAACCGATAAAATTCACTATAAACTGGGCAACCGCCCCATCAAATTTGGGACATATGACTACGGCACTTTAAAGGGAGACCAGGCCGCAGTTAAGCAATCGGTAACGAATGATGAGAATGTAGTTTTTGTCAGTACGGTGAATGGGAAGAAAGTGATGAAAAGCTTTATCCCGATCCAAATCGAAAATAAGGCTCCCTATGTTATCAGTGTGGTCATGGACTATGAAGCCATCTCTTCTGTGATGCGGGAGCAGATGATTAGCTTGGTCGCGATCTCGCTTGTTCTTCTGGAAATTGTTATATTCGGCAGCTATATTGTGGCTGGTTATTTTACAAAGCCGATTCAAGCTATACTGGGTACTGTAAATGAGGTTGCCGATGGAAACTTTGAGCGGCGTTTGGAAGTAACGAGCAGGGATGAACTCGGGCAGTTGTCCGGTCGAATTAATGCGATGACCCGCAATCTGGGGAATTATACAAGCCAGTTGAAACAAATGGTAGATGAAAATCAGTCGGTTAAGGAATATTTGGAATCTGTTATCAACCAGACGGCCGATGCGATTCATACGACGGACATGTACGGAAAAATCACAAGTGTGAACAAGGCGTTTGAACAGTTATATGGCTGGAATAGCCATGAAGTGATTGGCCGGAAACTTGAAATGATACCTGCTGAGATGGAAGATGAGGAGAGAGAGCGGTGGAGACGGCTTAGAGCTGGAGAGCGGCTTGGATCGGTCGAAACCGTTCGGATGCGTAAGGATGGCAGTATGATTGAAGTCAGTATCAGCACATCTCCGATACAGGATGAGACGGGAAATATTACGTCGATGGTCAGTGTGTCACGGGATGTCACGGAACGTAACCGGATGGAGGAAATGCTGCGGCGATCTGAGAAGCTGACGACAGTCGGACAACTGGCTGCCGGTGTAGCTCATGAAATCCGTAATCCGCTAACTACGTTGCGCGGTTTTATGCAGCTCCAACAACAAACCCATAAAATTAATCCGGATCACATCAGTTTGATGTTGTCCGAGCTGGACCGGATTAACCTGATTGTAAGTGAGTTTCTCATATTGGCCAAGCCGCAGGCGGTCTGCTTTCAGGAAAAGGACTTACAGGTTATTATGAACGATGTGATCTCACTGCTGGGTAGTCAGGCCCGTTTATATGGGATTGAGTTTAGTTACAACTACATGAACGAGCCGGCGTTGGTACACTGTGAGGAGAACCAGCTAAAGCAGGTGTTTATTAATGTGCTTAAAAATGCGGTGGAAGCTATGCCGGATGGTGGTTATGTTACGATAGAGATGACAAAACCGTCTTCAGAGCAGGTGGCTGTCCGAATTATCGATAAGGGAGAGGGCATTTCTGAAGATCTGATGCCCCATGTCGGGGAACCATTCATTACTAATAAAGAAACGGGTACAGGTCTTGGACTTATGGTCTGTCAGCGAATTATACAAGGTCATCAAGGCGTTCTGGAGATAGAAAGTGAAGAGGGCGTAGGCACAGCGGTAACCATCCTGTTGCCGGCTGCTGCTAAAGGTGATCGGGCGTAG
- a CDS encoding small acid-soluble spore protein P, giving the protein MSKPKSIPVPEAQKPERRRKDNGEGGVQEPMTGSHRAKIHKQSGNYNPEG; this is encoded by the coding sequence ATGAGTAAACCAAAGTCCATACCGGTGCCGGAGGCTCAAAAGCCGGAAAGAAGACGTAAAGATAATGGAGAAGGTGGAGTGCAGGAACCGATGACCGGGTCTCACCGAGCCAAAATTCACAAACAATCCGGGAATTATAACCCAGAGGGGTAG
- a CDS encoding C40 family peptidase has protein sequence MLKKFSATVLGLSMLFTAGLGSAFADSNLDQEIDKVLGTRYSYGGMTTSGFDCSGFTMYIFSAMGMKLPHQSGSQFEMGTAVSREDLRPGDLVFFNTSGQGVSHVGIYIGDDQFAHASTSRGVVTNRLGDSYYAERYIGAKRIMDDSAYESHASE, from the coding sequence ATGCTTAAGAAGTTCAGTGCAACCGTGTTAGGCCTTTCGATGCTGTTCACGGCAGGCTTAGGCAGCGCTTTTGCCGATAGTAATCTGGATCAAGAAATCGATAAGGTGCTAGGGACAAGATACAGCTATGGTGGTATGACAACAAGCGGTTTTGACTGCTCTGGATTTACAATGTACATATTCTCCGCAATGGGAATGAAGCTTCCCCATCAGTCGGGCTCCCAATTTGAGATGGGTACGGCCGTATCCCGCGAAGACCTTCGCCCGGGGGACCTCGTATTTTTCAATACATCAGGTCAAGGCGTATCCCATGTAGGCATTTATATCGGCGATGATCAATTCGCCCATGCCTCCACTTCAAGAGGGGTCGTGACCAACCGACTGGGTGACAGCTATTATGCGGAGCGTTATATTGGCGCCAAGCGAATTATGGATGATTCAGCATACGAAAGCCACGCGTCTGAATAA
- the motA gene encoding flagellar motor stator protein MotA yields MEISTIIGLVLGFVSVLVGMVLKHAPLTALVNPAAFVIILGGTAATLFIGFPLSELKKFPKLVKMTFVKQKLMNKTDLITLFMEYASITRREGLLALESKVEEINDTFLRNGMRMIIDGNDQEFVSDVLMEDINATEERHRSGALIFSQAGMYAPSLGVLGAVIGLIAALGQMSDMTELAKAIGAAFIATLLGIFTGYVICHPIANKLKRLSKREVEIRLMMVEGLLSIQSGVSTIAISQKLSVFLTPSERLKMNQREAGSSEQKD; encoded by the coding sequence ATGGAAATTTCAACGATTATAGGTTTAGTGCTCGGGTTTGTATCCGTACTGGTCGGAATGGTGTTAAAGCATGCACCACTTACCGCTTTAGTTAATCCTGCCGCCTTTGTCATTATTTTGGGCGGTACGGCAGCCACACTGTTTATAGGTTTTCCTTTGTCGGAGCTTAAGAAATTCCCTAAGCTTGTCAAAATGACTTTCGTGAAGCAAAAGCTGATGAATAAAACAGATTTGATTACACTCTTTATGGAGTATGCCTCCATTACCCGCCGCGAGGGATTGCTCGCGCTCGAATCAAAAGTCGAGGAAATCAATGATACTTTTCTCCGCAACGGGATGCGCATGATTATTGACGGCAACGACCAGGAATTCGTGAGCGACGTTTTGATGGAGGATATTAACGCTACCGAGGAGCGCCACCGCTCCGGTGCACTTATCTTCTCCCAGGCCGGCATGTACGCACCATCCCTCGGGGTATTGGGTGCGGTTATCGGTTTGATCGCAGCCTTAGGACAGATGAGCGATATGACAGAGCTTGCAAAAGCAATCGGTGCTGCCTTTATCGCAACGCTACTTGGTATTTTCACCGGTTATGTCATCTGTCACCCAATCGCCAACAAACTGAAGCGCTTGTCCAAACGTGAAGTGGAGATCCGGCTGATGATGGTTGAAGGTCTTCTTTCCATTCAATCAGGTGTTTCGACTATTGCGATCAGTCAGAAGCTGTCCGTCTTCTTGACCCCTTCTGAGCGCCTTAAAATGAACCAAAGGGAGGCTGGTTCTAGTGAGCAAAAAGACTAG
- the rluF gene encoding 23S rRNA pseudouridine(2604) synthase RluF, with protein MRINKFISETGFCSRREADKLVESGQVTINGVKAVLGSQAEEGDDVRVNGRQLSEKKAKHVYIALNKPVGITSTTESHIKGNIVDFVGHTERIFPIGRLDKDSEGLILLTSDGDIVNKILRSEGRHEKEYIVTVDRPLTEAFIRGMSSGVKILGEMTLPCTITRMSERVFRIILTEGKNRQIRRMCSAFGYEVRKLQRIRIMNIRLGSQKTGAWRDLSDQEKQELGKLLNYTLA; from the coding sequence TTGAGGATTAATAAATTCATCAGTGAGACAGGCTTCTGTTCCCGCCGGGAAGCGGACAAGCTTGTGGAGAGTGGCCAGGTCACGATTAACGGAGTGAAGGCCGTGCTGGGTAGCCAGGCGGAGGAAGGCGATGACGTTCGAGTGAACGGTCGACAGCTAAGCGAGAAGAAGGCAAAGCATGTTTATATCGCCCTGAACAAGCCTGTGGGCATTACGAGTACTACGGAGTCCCACATCAAGGGGAATATCGTTGATTTCGTAGGCCATACCGAGCGGATCTTTCCGATTGGCAGGCTGGATAAGGATTCCGAAGGCTTGATTCTGCTTACAAGTGACGGGGATATCGTGAATAAAATACTGCGTTCTGAAGGCAGACACGAGAAGGAATATATCGTTACTGTAGATCGTCCGCTGACAGAGGCTTTTATCAGAGGCATGTCGAGCGGAGTGAAGATTCTTGGGGAGATGACACTTCCTTGTACCATCACACGGATGTCGGAGCGAGTGTTTCGTATCATTCTAACCGAGGGGAAAAATCGTCAAATCCGGCGTATGTGCAGCGCTTTTGGTTACGAGGTGAGAAAGTTGCAGCGTATCCGGATTATGAATATCCGTTTAGGCAGTCAGAAGACGGGGGCATGGCGTGACCTATCAGATCAAGAAAAGCAGGAGCTCGGCAAGCTTCTTAACTACACACTGGCCTAA
- a CDS encoding M1 family metallopeptidase, protein MVPPRTKVFLSSLLALGLLGGSMLLYLQGIRVSAPVLAPNLGKPTVVEKAPLSPPKAQYDVPAPALSSRLVEYHMDVRFEPGENKLKGKQTITWTHPGKKAVNELYFHLYPNAFASKETTFMKESGGRLRSDRMPEDGFGSMTITGIKTIEGLSLLHRLQYVQPDDGNAKDKSLVKLRLPRSVKGGESITLNMEFEVDMPKIFARMGTADDFVMAGQWFPKISVYEPAEVRDRTEEGWNLHQYHGNSEFYANFGIYSVRIRVPENYIVAATGFPTKPATKSNGEKVYQFYADDVHDFAWAASPDFVVAEEAFSAPGVPGVRIKLYLDPVHKDLKDRYFDAAKAALSSYGKWYGSYPYATLSIVVPPDAGNGAGGMEYPTLVTAFGAKDDSPGYELERTIIHEIGHQYFYGMIASNEFEEAWLDEGFTSYAEERVMKQEYGLTTNTAAQAATISSPEPLKQESWKYGSHEKYALNVYTRGKLVLQDIERLVGTQTMDKIMMTYAKKYRFKHPTTKDFQQVVEQMTKQSWQPYFDQYVYGNRMADVAVENIQTQNTGTREDPAYKTIVTIVSKGGTVSNIPIRFAFEDGKTVEKVWDGKNGKTQYEIKHKSPLIWTMVDPKYTIVLENKHINNYMKAGMDPKAVTRWNLSITKLVETLFGSLSW, encoded by the coding sequence ATGGTCCCACCACGCACCAAAGTCTTTCTTTCATCCCTGCTCGCCCTCGGTCTCCTCGGAGGGTCAATGCTATTATATCTGCAGGGTATCCGTGTTTCAGCACCTGTTCTCGCTCCAAATTTGGGCAAGCCTACGGTAGTGGAGAAAGCCCCGCTCTCTCCACCTAAAGCTCAGTACGATGTACCTGCTCCTGCACTGAGCAGCAGACTGGTTGAATATCACATGGATGTCAGGTTTGAGCCGGGCGAAAACAAATTGAAGGGAAAACAGACGATAACCTGGACTCATCCTGGTAAAAAAGCTGTAAACGAGCTTTACTTTCATCTTTACCCTAATGCTTTTGCATCCAAAGAAACCACGTTTATGAAGGAATCTGGTGGCAGACTTCGATCAGACCGTATGCCTGAGGACGGGTTCGGATCCATGACGATTACGGGGATCAAAACGATTGAAGGGCTATCCCTGCTCCACCGTCTCCAATATGTGCAGCCTGATGATGGCAACGCGAAGGACAAAAGCCTGGTGAAGCTGCGTCTGCCGCGTTCTGTTAAAGGCGGAGAGAGCATTACGCTGAATATGGAGTTTGAAGTTGATATGCCCAAAATCTTTGCACGTATGGGTACAGCTGATGATTTTGTAATGGCTGGGCAATGGTTTCCGAAAATTAGCGTATATGAGCCTGCGGAAGTACGCGATCGCACGGAGGAAGGCTGGAATCTCCATCAATATCATGGAAACTCTGAGTTTTATGCGAACTTCGGCATTTACAGCGTCCGTATCCGGGTGCCGGAGAACTATATTGTTGCAGCCACTGGTTTTCCGACCAAACCGGCCACAAAATCAAACGGTGAGAAGGTCTACCAATTCTACGCAGACGATGTCCATGACTTTGCCTGGGCAGCCTCGCCCGATTTTGTTGTAGCGGAGGAGGCATTTTCCGCACCTGGCGTACCCGGTGTCCGCATTAAGCTTTACCTTGATCCGGTGCATAAAGACCTGAAAGACCGCTATTTCGATGCTGCCAAAGCAGCTTTATCCTCTTACGGTAAATGGTACGGCTCCTATCCGTACGCTACGTTATCCATTGTAGTACCTCCAGATGCTGGAAACGGCGCGGGCGGTATGGAATATCCAACGCTGGTGACCGCTTTCGGAGCCAAAGATGATTCGCCAGGGTACGAGCTGGAGCGCACGATTATCCATGAAATCGGACACCAATATTTTTACGGCATGATCGCGAGCAATGAGTTCGAGGAGGCTTGGCTCGACGAAGGATTTACCTCCTATGCCGAGGAGCGGGTAATGAAACAGGAATACGGATTAACCACAAACACGGCAGCACAAGCTGCGACCATATCCTCGCCTGAACCACTTAAACAGGAATCTTGGAAATACGGATCTCACGAAAAATACGCTTTGAACGTCTACACACGCGGCAAACTGGTGCTGCAGGACATTGAACGCCTGGTCGGCACGCAGACGATGGACAAAATCATGATGACTTATGCGAAAAAATACCGCTTCAAACATCCGACAACTAAAGATTTTCAACAGGTTGTGGAGCAAATGACCAAACAATCGTGGCAGCCTTATTTTGACCAATATGTATACGGCAACCGGATGGCCGACGTCGCTGTGGAGAACATTCAGACCCAAAATACCGGAACCCGGGAAGACCCCGCCTATAAGACGATTGTGACCATCGTGAGTAAGGGAGGTACCGTCTCCAACATCCCGATCAGATTTGCATTTGAGGACGGGAAGACGGTTGAAAAGGTGTGGGACGGCAAGAACGGAAAAACCCAGTATGAAATCAAGCATAAATCTCCACTCATCTGGACAATGGTTGATCCGAAATACACGATCGTGCTCGAGAACAAACATATCAATAACTATATGAAGGCGGGAATGGATCCGAAAGCTGTCACGCGCTGGAACCTGAGCATCACCAAGCTGGTAGAGACACTATTCGGCAGCCTGTCATGGTAA
- a CDS encoding 4a-hydroxytetrahydrobiopterin dehydratase, translating into MLYTQQEVETHLERLEGWELEQGRWIIRKYTFPAFMKGIAFVDEVAAISEAFGHHPYITIDYKTVTLRLTSWDEGGITAVDIKEAQQFNEAYEKSRSKDNKEQD; encoded by the coding sequence ATGCTGTATACACAGCAGGAAGTTGAAACACATCTGGAAAGACTTGAAGGCTGGGAATTGGAGCAGGGACGGTGGATTATCCGTAAATATACCTTTCCTGCGTTTATGAAAGGGATTGCTTTTGTGGATGAAGTCGCTGCGATCTCGGAGGCATTCGGTCACCATCCCTACATTACAATCGATTACAAAACCGTGACGCTACGTCTGACTTCTTGGGATGAAGGCGGTATTACGGCTGTAGATATCAAAGAGGCACAGCAGTTTAATGAGGCATACGAAAAAAGCCGCTCCAAGGACAATAAGGAGCAGGACTAG
- the motB gene encoding flagellar motor protein MotB, translating to MSKKTRHEPHEEHADESWLLPYADLLTLLLALFLVLYAMSATDAKKFQEMSEAFNIALTGGTGVLDYNKTEPSNDPADKGNNKAINSIPTPKSDDKKREKLMKQEQEDLEKLKKQLDSYIKNNGLSTELNTKLNHSQLMITIRDNALFAPGEAIVKPEASKLAKEMSNMLQQFPDFDIIVSGHTDDVPMNTSKYPSNWDLSSDRAMQFMKILLENTSLDPKRFMSVGYGEYHPIATNETVEGKSKNRRVEVSIIRKYSSHNTYTNVPKSKDDSSN from the coding sequence GTGAGCAAAAAGACTAGACACGAGCCCCACGAAGAGCATGCTGACGAATCCTGGCTCCTTCCGTATGCAGATCTGCTTACCCTATTGCTCGCGCTCTTCCTGGTTCTTTACGCAATGAGCGCGACGGACGCTAAAAAGTTTCAAGAAATGAGCGAAGCATTCAATATTGCCCTGACTGGCGGAACCGGAGTTCTTGATTACAACAAGACGGAACCGAGCAATGATCCAGCTGATAAAGGTAATAATAAAGCAATTAACTCCATTCCAACCCCGAAATCTGATGATAAGAAACGCGAAAAGCTTATGAAGCAGGAGCAGGAGGATTTGGAGAAGCTGAAGAAACAGCTGGATAGTTATATTAAAAACAATGGTTTAAGTACCGAATTAAACACAAAGCTGAATCATTCACAGTTGATGATCACCATCCGGGATAATGCGCTGTTTGCTCCAGGCGAGGCGATTGTGAAGCCAGAGGCCAGCAAGCTGGCAAAAGAGATGTCTAACATGCTCCAGCAATTCCCGGACTTCGATATTATCGTATCTGGTCATACTGACGATGTCCCGATGAACACCAGCAAGTACCCATCCAACTGGGATTTGAGTTCTGACCGGGCGATGCAATTCATGAAGATCCTTCTGGAGAATACGTCACTTGATCCGAAGCGGTTTATGTCAGTCGGTTACGGAGAGTATCACCCGATAGCGACCAATGAAACCGTCGAAGGCAAATCCAAAAACCGACGGGTAGAAGTATCTATTATTCGTAAATATTCGAGTCACAATACGTATACCAACGTGCCCAAATCAAAAGATGATTCATCTAATTAA
- a CDS encoding C40 family peptidase yields MKKKLTAVSLGLALALTLGTGSAFADSKLNSAIKPVIGVSYKSGGTTAKGFDCSGFTSYVFKKLGLTLPRSSVSQYKVGTAVPKSQLKAGDLVFFNTSGRGVSHVGIYIGGGKFAHSSSSRGVTITAINSSYFGKRYIGAKRVMSSSKYKSAAVNYN; encoded by the coding sequence TTGAAAAAGAAGCTAACAGCCGTTTCACTCGGTCTAGCTCTCGCCCTTACGCTAGGCACCGGAAGCGCTTTCGCGGATTCCAAGTTAAACAGCGCAATCAAACCCGTCATTGGCGTCTCCTATAAATCAGGCGGAACCACAGCCAAAGGATTCGATTGCTCTGGATTTACAAGTTATGTATTCAAGAAACTGGGGCTGACTTTGCCGCGTTCATCTGTATCCCAGTATAAAGTTGGGACTGCAGTACCGAAGAGCCAACTGAAAGCCGGCGATCTTGTATTCTTTAACACCTCAGGCAGAGGCGTATCCCATGTAGGGATCTATATAGGCGGGGGCAAATTTGCACATTCCTCAAGTTCCCGCGGTGTCACCATCACCGCAATCAACTCGAGCTATTTTGGCAAGCGTTACATTGGAGCCAAACGAGTCATGAGCTCAAGCAAGTACAAATCCGCCGCCGTGAACTACAATTAA
- the tadA gene encoding tRNA adenosine(34) deaminase TadA, translating into MNLKFNDPHTVDNYNHNYWMREAIAEARKAEELGEVPIGAVIVHGDEIIGRGYNLRETTFDATAHAEMVAIREASRHLGAWRLLDCRLYVTLEPCPMCAGAIVQSRVPQLIYGTLDPKAGCAGTLMNLLQESRFNHRTEVIEGVLQEECAALLTQFFRRLRGK; encoded by the coding sequence TTGAATTTAAAATTTAATGATCCGCACACTGTGGATAATTATAATCATAACTATTGGATGCGTGAGGCCATTGCTGAAGCCCGAAAAGCGGAGGAGCTTGGTGAAGTCCCCATCGGCGCTGTGATTGTCCATGGTGACGAGATCATCGGCCGTGGTTATAACCTGCGCGAAACTACTTTTGATGCCACTGCACACGCAGAGATGGTTGCTATTCGCGAAGCTAGCCGTCACCTTGGCGCGTGGCGGCTGCTTGATTGCCGTCTCTACGTTACCCTAGAACCCTGTCCTATGTGTGCAGGGGCCATTGTCCAGTCCAGAGTACCCCAGCTTATTTACGGCACGTTAGACCCCAAGGCAGGCTGTGCCGGTACGCTCATGAATCTCCTTCAGGAATCGCGTTTTAACCATCGTACCGAAGTGATCGAAGGTGTACTGCAGGAGGAGTGTGCGGCCCTTCTAACTCAGTTCTTTCGGCGCCTGAGAGGTAAATGA
- a CDS encoding c-type cytochrome encodes MQKWIMSGLFFVACALALALMFTLPGKEEVAEEAKPTMPEVTLDAAAAEATLKASCITCHGDQLQGGAGPALQQVGGHMDTNALFSVITKGRKGMPAFKDQLKPDEIANLALYLSEKK; translated from the coding sequence ATGCAAAAATGGATTATGAGCGGATTGTTCTTCGTCGCATGTGCGTTGGCCCTTGCGCTGATGTTTACGCTTCCAGGGAAAGAAGAAGTAGCTGAAGAAGCAAAACCAACAATGCCTGAGGTAACTTTGGACGCGGCGGCGGCTGAAGCTACGTTGAAAGCCAGCTGCATTACTTGTCATGGTGATCAGCTCCAGGGCGGAGCAGGACCAGCTCTCCAGCAAGTAGGCGGACATATGGACACTAATGCATTGTTTAGCGTGATCACGAAGGGCCGTAAAGGTATGCCTGCCTTTAAAGATCAACTTAAACCAGATGAAATTGCCAATCTTGCACTTTATCTGTCTGAGAAAAAATAA
- a CDS encoding DUF6612 family protein gives MNKKFGVVMLSLLLTLTVVLSGCAKKQEPKEAMNAAAANAMQMTSYEMKSSFVIEDLQMKMAATEGNPNVDQVLTMLKNAELTLTGIHQAEPQQTEMQMGINLKGDMAMTFNIDMVMTKEKIYVKIPSIPMLPFPEDVVGKYLVMDLKELAEQAGETFNPESLDAQKSQKFATEVMNALIAEYDQAKYFKQIETKDAKLPEGVDAKQVVQFYITNENVKEALDILVNKAAPKIVDIAGKDEYREMLSLTKEDIEQAKKEVSSVDQGEFKKGLEELQKYLKINTFNITTAIDKKDFPVYQDLVMNVDFNDPETKDTVKLAVKGSTQYSKINEKQTFKIGIPKDADVITMEQFEESMGAY, from the coding sequence ATGAATAAAAAGTTTGGAGTGGTGATGCTCTCACTACTGTTAACTTTGACAGTTGTACTGTCAGGCTGTGCGAAGAAGCAAGAACCTAAAGAGGCAATGAATGCTGCTGCTGCTAACGCTATGCAGATGACGTCTTACGAGATGAAGAGCAGCTTCGTTATCGAAGACCTGCAAATGAAAATGGCAGCTACCGAGGGTAATCCTAACGTTGACCAGGTTCTTACTATGTTGAAGAACGCTGAGTTGACATTGACTGGTATCCACCAAGCAGAGCCTCAACAAACTGAAATGCAAATGGGGATCAATCTGAAGGGCGATATGGCCATGACTTTCAACATTGATATGGTCATGACCAAAGAGAAGATCTATGTAAAAATTCCAAGCATTCCAATGCTTCCATTCCCTGAGGATGTTGTAGGTAAGTATCTCGTTATGGATTTGAAAGAACTTGCTGAACAGGCTGGGGAAACATTCAATCCAGAAAGTCTGGATGCTCAGAAGTCCCAGAAATTCGCAACCGAAGTCATGAACGCTTTGATCGCTGAATATGATCAAGCGAAATACTTCAAGCAAATCGAAACCAAGGATGCTAAGCTTCCAGAAGGTGTAGATGCGAAACAAGTTGTACAATTCTACATTACCAATGAGAACGTTAAAGAAGCATTGGATATTTTGGTAAATAAGGCTGCTCCGAAGATTGTGGATATCGCAGGCAAAGATGAGTACCGCGAAATGCTCAGCCTGACCAAAGAAGACATCGAGCAAGCGAAGAAAGAAGTAAGCTCAGTAGATCAAGGTGAGTTCAAGAAAGGTCTGGAGGAACTCCAGAAATATCTGAAAATCAACACCTTTAACATTACCACAGCAATTGACAAGAAAGATTTCCCGGTTTACCAGGATCTCGTAATGAATGTTGACTTCAATGATCCTGAAACGAAGGATACAGTGAAGCTTGCTGTGAAAGGTAGTACACAATACAGCAAAATCAACGAAAAGCAAACATTCAAAATTGGAATTCCTAAAGATGCTGACGTGATTACCATGGAGCAGTTTGAGGAATCCATGGGCGCTTATTAA
- a CDS encoding GNAT family N-acetyltransferase has translation MAQRFYAVPMDSYHAAEICSWTYPSPYNIYGWLPWEQMKGLGIEFGDPDIREQQYVSILDEEQRMWGFAQLFPMEGVTRIGLGMRPDWCGLGMGKQFVQSIVDVARQRRPEDEIDLEVLTWNERAIRTYYNVGFHVTDTYERMTPTGKALFHCMVYMSPDDSGNSIRNRYDYEK, from the coding sequence ATGGCACAGCGGTTTTATGCGGTTCCAATGGATTCGTATCATGCGGCGGAGATTTGCAGCTGGACCTACCCATCTCCTTACAATATCTATGGCTGGCTCCCCTGGGAGCAAATGAAAGGACTTGGTATCGAGTTTGGCGATCCGGACATCCGCGAGCAGCAGTATGTATCCATTCTCGATGAAGAACAGCGGATGTGGGGATTCGCGCAGTTGTTCCCAATGGAAGGCGTAACGCGGATTGGTCTTGGTATGCGACCGGATTGGTGTGGACTCGGAATGGGTAAACAATTTGTGCAGTCTATTGTGGATGTGGCCAGGCAGCGTCGTCCTGAGGATGAGATTGACCTTGAGGTCTTAACTTGGAATGAACGTGCAATCCGCACATACTACAACGTCGGTTTTCATGTTACGGACACGTACGAACGGATGACTCCGACTGGCAAAGCTCTTTTTCATTGCATGGTTTATATGTCTCCGGACGATTCTGGAAATTCCATCCGAAACCGTTATGACTATGAAAAATAG